A genomic window from Candidatus Polarisedimenticolia bacterium includes:
- a CDS encoding tetratricopeptide repeat protein yields MPSKQGVHRVEAMALAALAFLTLAVDICPITANDTFLHLRTGASVLVTGHVPRVDDYSALARGRPFIAHEWLAGVVFRLVEIGAGLDGLTVLKTVIALLCAAALYATARTLGASPAVAVPTLAFVIILAAQQMVVRPQIFSYLFTAIFLLLLARRRAGARAPLWWFLPIQVAWVNLHGGFLLGPVIVSLACTAETLEGLFIALRSRATTRGGSETARRRLREAAHLAGLVAALIAACLLNPYGSTLLKFPFQLMSSPFMGKIYEWRSPFSIEYVHTYMLREYVAWGLFGLGVLLLTVVAVARRQSAPRGGIFPALLFVALLVLSLRSLRFVTDFGLYTCPGVAAMATWVFPVPPKRTTKSIGLVLIVPILLGLGVWFAWNGYAFDVTSRRTFGFGVGQIVSVAGADYLRDNGVRGNAFNTYTAGAYLLYRFYPQVRVAIDSRNDVYGPDLYREYTRARTHPDALAALLKRIEASFAFLELQRGEPIEKTLEAFQKIGGWRIVYFDDFTVILVPQDGQWAPLAARDGYSVIDPARYRPGSIPLQEAAIFLDEATRAVRQSHGAFIARLIRVEALLVLGRRGEALEEEARIVGAKPLYYHSKIFTYLGILRYWAGDLPEAASHFRRALALDPLDRTAALGLQKISGPR; encoded by the coding sequence GTGCCTTCCAAGCAGGGAGTTCATCGGGTCGAGGCCATGGCACTCGCGGCGCTCGCTTTCCTTACGTTGGCTGTCGACATATGCCCCATAACGGCTAACGACACTTTCCTTCACCTACGAACTGGCGCAAGCGTGCTCGTAACCGGCCACGTCCCTCGCGTCGACGACTATTCGGCCCTGGCCCGCGGGCGGCCGTTCATCGCTCACGAGTGGCTGGCAGGTGTGGTCTTCCGCTTGGTGGAAATCGGCGCTGGCCTGGATGGCCTCACCGTCTTGAAAACCGTCATCGCTCTACTATGCGCCGCCGCCCTGTACGCCACTGCCCGGACGCTCGGAGCATCACCAGCTGTGGCCGTCCCGACACTCGCCTTCGTGATCATTCTGGCGGCCCAGCAAATGGTGGTGCGACCTCAAATTTTCTCGTACCTCTTTACGGCGATCTTCCTGCTCCTCCTGGCGCGGCGCCGGGCGGGGGCAAGAGCGCCGCTCTGGTGGTTTCTGCCAATCCAGGTGGCCTGGGTGAACCTTCACGGCGGGTTTCTCCTCGGGCCGGTGATCGTGTCGCTGGCGTGCACCGCCGAAACGCTCGAGGGCCTCTTCATCGCTCTACGTTCCAGGGCGACGACGCGCGGGGGTAGTGAGACGGCCCGGCGACGGTTGAGGGAGGCGGCCCACCTTGCGGGCCTGGTGGCCGCTCTGATCGCCGCTTGCCTTCTCAATCCTTACGGTTCGACGTTGCTCAAGTTCCCATTCCAGCTCATGAGCAGCCCCTTTATGGGCAAGATTTACGAGTGGCGATCACCGTTCTCAATCGAATACGTACACACGTACATGCTGCGCGAGTATGTGGCCTGGGGTCTCTTTGGTCTGGGTGTCCTGCTCCTGACGGTTGTGGCGGTGGCCCGACGCCAGTCCGCTCCGCGTGGCGGCATCTTCCCGGCGCTCCTGTTCGTCGCCCTCCTGGTCCTGTCCTTGCGCAGCCTGCGGTTTGTCACCGATTTCGGCCTCTACACCTGTCCTGGCGTCGCAGCGATGGCGACTTGGGTGTTCCCGGTCCCACCGAAGCGGACCACCAAGAGCATAGGGCTTGTGTTGATCGTCCCGATTCTCCTGGGGCTTGGCGTCTGGTTTGCTTGGAATGGCTACGCCTTCGACGTTACGAGCCGGCGGACGTTCGGATTCGGTGTGGGGCAGATCGTGTCGGTCGCTGGGGCCGATTATCTTCGCGACAATGGGGTGCGCGGCAACGCATTCAACACGTACACGGCCGGGGCCTACCTCCTCTACCGCTTCTATCCGCAGGTGCGCGTGGCGATCGATTCACGCAATGACGTCTACGGCCCCGATCTCTACCGGGAGTACACTCGCGCCCGCACGCACCCCGACGCCCTGGCGGCCCTCCTGAAGCGAATCGAGGCGTCCTTCGCGTTTCTGGAGCTGCAGAGGGGGGAGCCAATCGAGAAGACGCTCGAGGCTTTCCAGAAAATCGGCGGGTGGCGTATTGTCTACTTCGACGACTTCACCGTCATCCTGGTGCCTCAGGATGGCCAGTGGGCGCCTCTCGCGGCCCGCGACGGTTACAGCGTGATCGATCCCGCGCGCTACCGCCCCGGGTCGATCCCGCTCCAGGAGGCCGCCATCTTTCTCGATGAGGCGACGCGCGCCGTACGTCAGAGCCACGGTGCCTTCATCGCGCGCCTCATCCGTGTGGAAGCGCTGCTCGTATTGGGAAGGCGCGGCGAGGCACTCGAGGAGGAAGCCCGGATCGTCGGAGCCAAACCGTTGTACTACCACTCTAAAATTTTCACCTACCTCGGGATCTTGCGGTATTGGGCTGGCGACCTTCCCGAAGCGGCATCTCACTTCCGCCGTGCGCTAGCGCTCGACCCTCTGGATCGCACAGCGGCGCTTGGACTGCAGAAGATCTCGGGGCCGCGATGA